Below is a window of Planktothrix tepida PCC 9214 DNA.
TCTTTAATATTTTCAACCGAATGTTGAAATTGAGCTTCAGCTTGTTTTGCTTTTCCTTCGGCTTTATCTTGAGGATCACCCGTAATTTCACCGATGGCTTCCTGTGCTTTCCCTTCTATATTTTTAGCCGTTGCGTCCATTCTTTCTTTCATACCCATTTTGACCTTCCTTGTTGTTAAACAAAGTTTAATTTTTATAGTTATAATTGTAAAAAAATTAAAAAATATTAGCTTCTATCCCAAGATAGAAAACAGGGAACAGAACCATAAAAATAAGGAGTTATACTCAATAGGTTTAACTATCTAGGTGCTTTACGCCAACCATTTTTGATCGCCTCTGACTCTGTACAAAACCAGCGTTCTCCTTTTGATAAATCAATATCAGTTGATTCATAATCTTCCATACCTGGCAGATGATAGAATTTATTGCCTGTATTATAGGATATATTGCCTTTAATGTTACATCCGGGTTTGATAGTAGGTAGAATTATAGGAGGAGATTT
It encodes the following:
- a CDS encoding CsbD family protein — its product is MGMKERMDATAKNIEGKAQEAIGEITGDPQDKAEGKAKQAEAQFQHSVENIKEKVNQASRDL